The genomic stretch CAAGCGTCCGTCGTGCATGCGATACGACCACCAGACCTCGCGCAGGATGGGGTTCATGGGGTCGGTTCTACCCCGGCGCCGTCCGCGGCAGAAGCCGAGAGATCTCGGAGTTCATGAATGCGCCCCCCTGCGTCTCGTCGAGGGCGAGCAAGAACTCGTAGGCGCTACGAAAGTGGCCGTCGCCAGACACGGCCAACGCGAGCAGCTCGGCCAGCCGCACCGGGAGGTCGGGGTTGAGCTGGAGCGGGTGCCGCCGCGGCGCGTTCAGGATCTTGGTGAACGCGGCGACCACCGACTCTTCGCCGAACGCGATGGGGAGGTCGCCACACAGCAGCTCGAACAAGATGGTCGCCACGGCGTACACGTCGGACTGGGGCGACGGGTCCTGCCCACGGATGAGCGCGGGCGACATGTAACATGGCGTGCCGAGGACGGTCCCCGGGTTCGTGAGGCGCACGGCGCTGCGGCGGGTCTCGCGGCTGAGCCCGAAGTCGAGCAACTTGACCATCCGCAGCGGTCCCACCTCCGCCACGAACACGTTCGCGGGCTTGAGGTCGCGGTGCACGAAGCCGCCCTTGTGTACCGCGCTGAGCGTGGCGAGCACCTGGCTGGCCGCGCTGCACGCGTCCGGGACAGTCAGGCGCCGCTCGCGGTCGAGGGCGTCCGCGAGCGTCTCGCCCGTGAGCAGCTCCATCACCAGGTAGGCCGCCCGCGCGTCGATCAACCCGGAGTCCAGCACGCGCACGACGCCTGGATGGTTCAAGGCGGCCATCACCCGTGCCTCGCGCTCGAAGCGCTGCACGGCGTGCGAGTCGCTCTGGAACTCACCGTGGAGCGTCTTGAGCGCGACGATGCGCCCCACGCGCAGGTCCTTGGCGCGGAACACGGCGCCCATGCCGCCCTCTCCGATGCGCCCCTCGATGACGTAGCGGTCGTCGACGAGCGTGCCCGCGCGCAAGCTCTTCAGCTGTGGCGTCGCCGACGCGTCGGACAGCGTGTCGTGCGGCGCATCGTCGACCCCGTCGTCGCGCAGCGGACAGCTCAACGGCAAGTCATCGGCGAGGTGCGGTTCCTCGCAGGCCGGGCAGAAGAAGAAGCGATCGTCCACGGACACCTCAACGCGAGAATGGATCGAGCTGTCGCGCTGCGTCCTCCAGCAGCACCAAGTGCTCGGCCAACTCACCGCGACCCGCACCCGACAGGCGCGGCTTGGCCCGCGAGAGCACCTCGCGCGCGTTGTCCTCGGCCTGCTGCGCGGCCTCGCTCTTCTTCACGATGGTCCCGAGCCTGTCGAGGGCGCGCTCGAGGTCGGCGACCAGCGTCTCGGCGCTCTGGCGCAGACCCTCGACCAGCTCCTCCCCGCGACGCATCTCGAGGTAGTCGGCGTGTTCGTCGCTGAGCTGCTGGAGCTCCTGCTGGGACATCCCGCTGTCGCCGGTGATCTCGATGCGCGTCTCCTGTCCCGTCTCGAGATCCTTCGCGGAGGCGCTGAAGATGCCGTTCTCGTCGATGGTGAACGCGACCTCCACCTCCACGCTGCCAGCGGGTGCGCTCCGCAGCCCAGCGAGGGCGAACTCCTGCAAGCTGTGGTTCTCGCTGGCCCGTGCAGACTCGCCCTCGAGCACGACGATCTTGAGGCGGTCCTGCCCGTCGCGGCTGGTGGTGAACAGGCTCGGCACGCGGCAGGGCACGCGCGTGTTCGCCCGGATGATCGGGTCGAACACGTCGCCCGCCGTGGCGATGCCGAGCGAGTGAGCGGTCACGTCTTCCAGGTTCACGTCTTCGATCTGGCGCAGCATCGCGGCGCCCTGGATGGCCGCGCCCACCGCCACGCACTCGTCCGGGTGGATGCTCTTGGACGGCGCCTTGCCGAAGTGCTTGCTGACCGCGCGCGCCACCGCCGGCATACGGGTCTGGCCGCCCACGAGCACCACCTCGTCCACACCACGGCTACCGAGGTTCGCGTGCTGCAGGGCGTGGTCGCAGATCTCGATGGTGCGCTCGATCAGGTCCTCGGTGAGCCCCTCGAGCTGCTCACGCGACATGCGATAGTGCATGTTGAGCGGTCCCGTGGGGCCCTCGGTGACGATGAACGGGAGCTGGATCTCGGTCTGCGTCTCCGTGGAGAGCTCGCACTTGGCCTTTTGCGCTGCTTGGCGCAGGCGCTGCATCGCGACGGGGGAGTCGCGCAGCGACACCTGATGCTCGGCTTCGAACGCGTCCACCAGCCACTCCATGACGCGCTCGTCGAAGTCCTCACCCCCCAGGAACGAGTCGCCGGTGGTGGCGATGACGCGGAAGTTGCCGTCGCGCGTGACGCGCACGATGGACACGTCGAACGTGCCGCCGCCGAGGTCGTAGACCGCGATAGTCTTGTCCTCGCCCCGGTGAAACCCGTACGCGATGGCGGCCGCGGTGGGCTCGTTGACGATGCGGAGCACGTCGAGGCCGGCGATCAGCCCCGCGTCGCGGACCGCCTGGCGCTGGCTGTCGCTGAAGTACGCGGGGACGGTCACGACCGCCTGATCGACCGTGTCGTGCAGGTAGTCCTCCGCCACGATGCGCATCTCTTGCAAGATGATCGCGGCGATCTCGGGGATGCTGAATTCCTTGCCGCGGAGCACCACGCGCACGTCACCCGCGCGCCCACCGACGATGCGATAGGGCACGTTGGCCTGCGCCAGCCGCACCTCTTCACTGTCGAAGTCGCGCCCGATGAGGCGCTTGGTCGCGTAGGCCGTGTCGATTGGGTTGGTGATGGACTGACGGGCTGCGATCTGGCCAACCAAACGCTCCCCGGTCTCCGTGATGGCGACAATCGACGGCGTGGTCTTGTAGCCCTGCTTGTTGGCGATGACCGTCGGGGAGCCCCCTTCGACGATGGCGACGCAGCTGTTGGTGGTTCCGAGGTCGATTCCGATCACGTGCGACATGCGTCTACGATTGTCCACGACTGCGGAGTGGAAGGCAAAACAAGCGCTAGCAGCCGTGCTAGGGATGCGCGATGACCCGCAAGGAAAAGGCCTCACGCATCCTGGCCCAGCTGGACGAGCTCTACCCGACCCAGCCCATCCCCCTGGACCACCACGACGCGTTCACCTTGCTGGTCGCCGTACTGCTCAGCGCGCAGACCACCGACAAGAAGGTCAACGAGGTGACCCCGGCGCTGTTCGCGGCTGCGGACAACCCGGCGGCGATGGCAGCCCTGCCAGTCGAGACCATCCTCGGGCACATCCGGCAGGTCGGCCTCGCGCCCACCAAGGCACGCAACGTCAAGGCCCTGTCCGAGCTCTTGCTGTCGCGGCACGGGGGAGAGGTGCCAGCGAGCTTCGAGGCCCTCGAGGCACTCCCGGGTGTGGGCCACAAGACGGCGTCGGTGGTGATGGCGCAGGCCTTCGGGGTTCCGGCCTTCCCGGTGGACACCCACATCCATCGGCTGGCCAGCCGCTGGGGGCTCTCCGCGGCCAAGAACGTGGAGCAGACGGAGCGCGACCTGAAGGCGTTGTTCCCAAGAGACGCGTGGAATCGCGCACACTTGCAGATCATCTACTTCGGTCGGGAGCACTGCCCCGCGCGGGGCCACGACCTCGCCAGCTGTCCCATCTGCGGCTGGGCCGCGAGCAAGAAGCGCATCGCCGCGGGCACCTGAGAGAGGTTAGTTGCACATATGCGAATATTCGCATATGCAGTAGCGCGTGCCCGAGACCCTCGCCACCCAGGACGCCGCCGAGCCGTCCACCCCCCGCTGGGAGCTGTACAAGCTCTTGGGCGAGCCCGAGCGGCTGCGGCTCTTGGCGCTGGCGAGCAGCGAGGAGCTGACCGTCGGTGAGCTGGCCGAGCTGCTGGGCGAGTCGCAGCCGAACGTGTCGCGCCGCGTGAAGGCGCTGAAGCAGGCGGGGCTGCTGGCCGTGCGCAAGCAGGGGACGCGCGCGCTCGTGGCGCTGGCCGCCGGGCACACGGACGACGCGGTGGTGCACGACGCCCTGCGCGCTGGGGCCCGCCTCTGCGCGGCAGACGGAAGCCTGCAGCGCGTGGCCGAGGTGGTGGCTGCCCGGGACGAACACGCGCGCGAGTTCTTCGCGCAGGCCCTCGAGACCAGCACGCCGGAGCTGCCGCCGGAGCTGCCGGCGTACTTGTCGGCGCTGGCCCCGCTCATCCCGCGCAGGCGCGTGGCCGTCGACGCGGGCACGGGCGACGGAAGCCTGCTGGACGTCCTGGCGCCCGTGTTCGAGCGCGTCGTGGCCGTGGACCGCTCCGAGGCCCGCATCGCGCAAGCGCACGCGCGCCTCGCTCAGCGCGGCTACCGGAATGTCGAGCTGCTCACGGCGGCGTACGACGCGGACTCGGTCGCAGAGCGGCTGTCCACGCTGGGCGGAGCGGACGTGGTGTTCGCCGCCCGCGTGCTGCACCACGCGCCGCGCCCCCAAGAGGCCATCCGACGACTGGCGGGGCTGCTGGCTCCCGGCGGCGCGCTGGTCGTGCTGGACTACCTGCCGCACGAGGACGAGGCCCTGCGCGAGAAGCAGGCCGACCTGTGGCTCGGCTTCGCCCCGGACGAGCTCCGGCAGCTGGCCACGCGCGCGCAGCTGGTGGACGCCGCGCTCCACCGCATCCCCCATGTCCGCTGCGGCAACGGCCCGGACGCGCACCTCGACTGGCAGGTGCTCGTCGCGCGCCGCCCGCAGCTCCCCTGACCGAGCTCGGCCCCGACCGACTCGCCCCGACACCGAGAGTAGACAACGCCCATGACCGAAAAGCTGAAGTACAAAGTTGCCGACATGTCCCTGGCCGACTGGGGCCGTCGCGAGATCAAGATCGCCGAGCACGAGATGCCCGGCCTCATGGCGCTGCGCCGCGAGTTCGGCGAGAAGCAGCCGCTCAAGGGCGCGCGCATCGCGGGCTGCCTGCACATGACCATCCAGACCGCCGTGCTGATCGAGACCCTCACCGCGCTCGGCGCCGAGGTCACCTGGACCAGCTGCAACATCTTCTCGACGCAGGACCACGCCGCGGCCGCCATCGCCGCCACCGGCGTGCCCGTCTTCGCCTGGAAGGGCGAGACCGAGGAGGAGTACGACTGGTGCATCTACCAGCAGCTCGAGGCGTTCAAGGACGGCAAGCGCCCCAACTTGATCCTCGACGACGGCGGCGACCTGACCGCCATCATCCACAAGCACTACCCGCAGTGGTTCGAGGGTGAGGACCGCATCGTGGGCCTGTCCGAGGAGACCACCACGGGCGTGCACCGCCTGTACGAGATGAGCGCCAAGCAGCAGCTGTTCTGCCCCGCCATCAACGTCAACGACTCGGTCACGAAGTCCAAGTTCGACAACCTCTACGGCTGCCGCGAGTCGCTGGTGGACGGCATCAAGCGCGCGACCGACGTCATGATCGCGGGCAAGATCGCGGTCGTGTGCGGCTACGGCGACGTGGGCAAGGGATGCGCCCAGGCGCTCGCGCGTCAGGGCGCCCGCGTGATGATCACCGAGGTCGACCCCATCTGCGCCCTGCAGGCATGCATGGAGGGCTTCCAGGTGGTGACCATGGACGACGCGGCGCCCATCGCCGACATCGTCGTCACCGCGACCGGCTGCTTCAACGTCGTCACCGGCGCGCACATGAAGCAGATGAAGAACGAGGCGATCCTCTGCAACATCGGGCACTTCGACTCGGAGATCGAGATGTCCTACCTCACCAACCCGGCGAACGGCGTGAAGGAGGAGGAGATCAAGCCGCAGGTGGACCACTTCATCTTCCCCGACGGCAAGCGCATCATCGTGCTGGCCCGTGGCCGCCTGGTGAACCTCGGCTGCGCCACTGGTCACCCCAGCTTCGTCATGAGCAACAGCTTCACCAACCAGGTGCTGGCGCAGATGACGCTGTGGAACGACACGGACGAGTACGAGAAGGGCGAGGTCTACGTCCTCCCGAAGCAGCTGGACGAGAAGGTGGCCTCGCTGCACCTGGGCCAGCTGGGCGCGAAGCTGACCATCCTCTCGCCGGAGCAGGCGCAGTACCTCGGCGTCACCCCCGAGGGACCGTTCAAGCCCGAGCGCTACCGCTACTGACGTCTCGCGCATGACGAATCGCGCGGCACGGGCGCTCTCGTGCACTGTGCCGCGCGATGTTGCGTGACCGAAACCCCTCTGAAACCTGGCGCGATCAGCATCAGGGTGTCAGGCCGGAGATAGGGTTCGCGACGACTGGCGTGTGTGTTCCATCCAAGTCCTTCCGCAGCGTTCCAATGCCAGGGCCCTCCACATGCCCCGCGCGCACCCTGTCTCCGCCTGACGCTTTGATCTTGCGTTCGAGGGCCGAAACCGGGCCGCTCCGGCTGGCACGGACGAGGAGTTCGGCTACCTTCCGCCGCCATGGCTGACAAGTCCGAGACCTACCTCGCCGAGTGGCAACAGCGCGAAGACCTGGCCGAGCGGATGCTGCCGCTGGTGGGCGCGCTCTACCGCCGCCACGGCATCGTCGTGCTCATCCACGGTGTGTCGCTGGTGCAGGCCACGCCGCTCGAGATCATCAAGGCCCACCGCTTCGCGCGTCGCCTGGATGGAAACGAGCTGCCCCTGGAGGACACCTTCGAGGCCATCTTCGCGATGACCGCCATGGACCTCGCGCCGGCGAAGGTGGACGTCGGCAAGCTGCGCCGCAACTTCGGGCGCGAACAGGGCGCGGGCTCGTTCGGCGACTACGTGCGCGCCGCGCTGGCCAGCCTGAACACCGGCCGCGAGCCCATGCGTCGCGAGCCCCAGGACGTGGTGCTCTACGGCTTCGGGCGCATCGGGCGTCTGATGGCCCGCATCATCGTGGACAAGATGGGCGGCGGCGAGAAGTTCCGCCTGCGCGCCATCGTGGTGCGCCCGGGTAAGGAGGGCGACCTGCAGCGTCGCGCGAGCTTGCTGCGCCGCGACTCCATTCACGGGCCCTTCGGCGGTACCATCCGGGTGGATCAAGAAGAGAACGCGCTCGTCATCAACGGCAACATGGTGCGCGTCATCTACGCGAACGCGCCGGAAGACGTGGACTACGCGCAGTACGGTATCCGCGACGCCATCGTGGTGGACAACACCGGCATCTGGCGCGACCGCGAGGGCCTCGGGCGTCACCTGAAGGCCAAGGGCGTGGCCAAGGTCATCCTCACAGCGCCGGGTCAGGGGGACGTGCCGAACATCGTGTTCGGCGTGAACGAGGGCACGCTTCCGGCAGATGCGTCCATCGTGTCGGCCGCAAGCTGCACCACCAACGCCATCGTGCCGGTGCTGAAGGTCATCAACGACCAGTTCGGCATCCAGTCGGGGCACATGGAGACGGTGCACTCGTACACCAACGACCAGAACCTGATCGACAACTTCCACAAGAAGGCGCGCCGCGGGCGGGCCGCCCCGCTGAACCTGGTCATCACGGAGACGGGCGCGGCCAAGGCGGTGGCCAAGGCCCTCCCCGAGCTGGCTGGGAAGCTCACGGGCAACGCCATCCGCGTGCCCACTCCGAACGTGTCGCTGGCCATCCTGAACCTCGCGCTGGGCAAGCCCATCACCAAGCCCGAGCTCAACGATCACTTACGGCAGGTGGCCATCGACTCGCCGCTGCAGGACCAGATCGACTACCTCACCTCGCCGGACATCGTGTCGAGCGACCTGGTGGGCAACCGGCACGCGGGCATCGTGGACGCCACCGCGACCATCACGGACGACAACCGCTGCGTGCTCTACGTCTGGTACGACAACGAGTACGGCTACAGCTGCCAGGTCATGCGTCTGGTGCAGCACATGGCGGGCGTGCGGCCCCCGACGTTCCCCAGCTGAGCGCGCGCCTCGGCCAGCGCATGGAGCCCAGCCCCGCTGCCAAGCGCGCAGCGGGGCTCGGACGAGCGGCGTGGGTGACAGCGGGGGGCCCGACGGGCCGAGGATGGCTCAGCTCGTGAGCTTGCCCAGCTCGCGGTACTTGCCCTCGAACGTCTCGAGCCAGTCGGTGAGCTTCTCGCGCTCGTGCGGCTCGAGCACGCTCGTGTCGCCGTGCACGTCCGCCTCGTCGAAGCTCATGCGGGCGAGGGCCACGGCGCACTCGCGGCCGGCGAAGACCTCGTACGGGCCGCCCTTGCCGTAGAAGCTGCGCCCGTGGGTCACGTCGAACACGCGCCCCTCGATGGCCAGCAGCACGGGGCGCGTGGGGTCGCTCCCGTCGTAGGCGCGCAGCTCCTCCGCCGTGTAGTCG from Sandaracinaceae bacterium encodes the following:
- a CDS encoding serine/threonine protein kinase, with amino-acid sequence MDDRFFFCPACEEPHLADDLPLSCPLRDDGVDDAPHDTLSDASATPQLKSLRAGTLVDDRYVIEGRIGEGGMGAVFRAKDLRVGRIVALKTLHGEFQSDSHAVQRFEREARVMAALNHPGVVRVLDSGLIDARAAYLVMELLTGETLADALDRERRLTVPDACSAASQVLATLSAVHKGGFVHRDLKPANVFVAEVGPLRMVKLLDFGLSRETRRSAVRLTNPGTVLGTPCYMSPALIRGQDPSPQSDVYAVATILFELLCGDLPIAFGEESVVAAFTKILNAPRRHPLQLNPDLPVRLAELLALAVSGDGHFRSAYEFLLALDETQGGAFMNSEISRLLPRTAPG
- the dnaK gene encoding molecular chaperone DnaK, producing the protein MSHVIGIDLGTTNSCVAIVEGGSPTVIANKQGYKTTPSIVAITETGERLVGQIAARQSITNPIDTAYATKRLIGRDFDSEEVRLAQANVPYRIVGGRAGDVRVVLRGKEFSIPEIAAIILQEMRIVAEDYLHDTVDQAVVTVPAYFSDSQRQAVRDAGLIAGLDVLRIVNEPTAAAIAYGFHRGEDKTIAVYDLGGGTFDVSIVRVTRDGNFRVIATTGDSFLGGEDFDERVMEWLVDAFEAEHQVSLRDSPVAMQRLRQAAQKAKCELSTETQTEIQLPFIVTEGPTGPLNMHYRMSREQLEGLTEDLIERTIEICDHALQHANLGSRGVDEVVLVGGQTRMPAVARAVSKHFGKAPSKSIHPDECVAVGAAIQGAAMLRQIEDVNLEDVTAHSLGIATAGDVFDPIIRANTRVPCRVPSLFTTSRDGQDRLKIVVLEGESARASENHSLQEFALAGLRSAPAGSVEVEVAFTIDENGIFSASAKDLETGQETRIEITGDSGMSQQELQQLSDEHADYLEMRRGEELVEGLRQSAETLVADLERALDRLGTIVKKSEAAQQAEDNAREVLSRAKPRLSGAGRGELAEHLVLLEDAARQLDPFSR
- the nth gene encoding endonuclease III; the protein is MTRKEKASRILAQLDELYPTQPIPLDHHDAFTLLVAVLLSAQTTDKKVNEVTPALFAAADNPAAMAALPVETILGHIRQVGLAPTKARNVKALSELLLSRHGGEVPASFEALEALPGVGHKTASVVMAQAFGVPAFPVDTHIHRLASRWGLSAAKNVEQTERDLKALFPRDAWNRAHLQIIYFGREHCPARGHDLASCPICGWAASKKRIAAGT
- a CDS encoding metalloregulator ArsR/SmtB family transcription factor, whose translation is MPETLATQDAAEPSTPRWELYKLLGEPERLRLLALASSEELTVGELAELLGESQPNVSRRVKALKQAGLLAVRKQGTRALVALAAGHTDDAVVHDALRAGARLCAADGSLQRVAEVVAARDEHAREFFAQALETSTPELPPELPAYLSALAPLIPRRRVAVDAGTGDGSLLDVLAPVFERVVAVDRSEARIAQAHARLAQRGYRNVELLTAAYDADSVAERLSTLGGADVVFAARVLHHAPRPQEAIRRLAGLLAPGGALVVLDYLPHEDEALREKQADLWLGFAPDELRQLATRAQLVDAALHRIPHVRCGNGPDAHLDWQVLVARRPQLP
- a CDS encoding adenosylhomocysteinase; translation: MTEKLKYKVADMSLADWGRREIKIAEHEMPGLMALRREFGEKQPLKGARIAGCLHMTIQTAVLIETLTALGAEVTWTSCNIFSTQDHAAAAIAATGVPVFAWKGETEEEYDWCIYQQLEAFKDGKRPNLILDDGGDLTAIIHKHYPQWFEGEDRIVGLSEETTTGVHRLYEMSAKQQLFCPAINVNDSVTKSKFDNLYGCRESLVDGIKRATDVMIAGKIAVVCGYGDVGKGCAQALARQGARVMITEVDPICALQACMEGFQVVTMDDAAPIADIVVTATGCFNVVTGAHMKQMKNEAILCNIGHFDSEIEMSYLTNPANGVKEEEIKPQVDHFIFPDGKRIIVLARGRLVNLGCATGHPSFVMSNSFTNQVLAQMTLWNDTDEYEKGEVYVLPKQLDEKVASLHLGQLGAKLTILSPEQAQYLGVTPEGPFKPERYRY
- a CDS encoding glyceraldehyde-3-phosphate dehydrogenase: MADKSETYLAEWQQREDLAERMLPLVGALYRRHGIVVLIHGVSLVQATPLEIIKAHRFARRLDGNELPLEDTFEAIFAMTAMDLAPAKVDVGKLRRNFGREQGAGSFGDYVRAALASLNTGREPMRREPQDVVLYGFGRIGRLMARIIVDKMGGGEKFRLRAIVVRPGKEGDLQRRASLLRRDSIHGPFGGTIRVDQEENALVINGNMVRVIYANAPEDVDYAQYGIRDAIVVDNTGIWRDREGLGRHLKAKGVAKVILTAPGQGDVPNIVFGVNEGTLPADASIVSAASCTTNAIVPVLKVINDQFGIQSGHMETVHSYTNDQNLIDNFHKKARRGRAAPLNLVITETGAAKAVAKALPELAGKLTGNAIRVPTPNVSLAILNLALGKPITKPELNDHLRQVAIDSPLQDQIDYLTSPDIVSSDLVGNRHAGIVDATATITDDNRCVLYVWYDNEYGYSCQVMRLVQHMAGVRPPTFPS
- a CDS encoding cytochrome b5 domain-containing protein, which produces MGLLGKIVQNTKFVAKAVRAVTREKTQPAPREPLPVGEERDYTAEELRAYDGSDPTRPVLLAIEGRVFDVTHGRSFYGKGGPYEVFAGRECAVALARMSFDEADVHGDTSVLEPHEREKLTDWLETFEGKYRELGKLTS